TCTCTCTATCGCTCGACCTGCAGCGCGAGTTGTCGGACATTCAGCTGTTCATCAATGACCGTGTGGATCTGGCGGTGGCACTGGGGTGCCGGGGGGTCCATTTGCGCGAGAGCAGTTTGCCGGCTCCAGTGGTGCGCACGCTGGTGAGGCCCTCGCAGTTGTTGGGGCTGTCCGTTCACTCCATTCAGGGGGCCGTGGCGGCAGAGCGGGACGGCGCGGATTTTGTGGTGTTGGGTCCGATTTATGACACGCCGTCGAAGCGGGAGTATGGGGCGCCGCTGGGTCTCCGGGTCCTCGAGCAGGCTGCGCGTGCGGTCACCATTCCGATTTTTGCCATCGGAGGGATGACGGACTCGCGCACACGTGAGGTGCTACAGGCGGGAGCATTCGGTGTGGCTGTGTTGTCTTCGATCCTGAACGCGTCGAATGTCGAAGCCGCGACCGAGAAATTTCTTGCGGCGATCGAGTGCGAATCATGAACGTGCCGCAGCTGCATCGGTGGCTGCTGCTGTTGACCACCCCATAGGCGGGTGATAGAATCCGAAACAGTGTTGATGACCGTCACTGACAGGGATTGAAACTGATCCAACGAGTGGGGCGATGGCCGAATCAAAAGGGAGTTCAGGCCGACTCCGGTCCTTCCGTGATTCCGTCAAGCGCCTGACCAAGTCACTTTCTGACGGAGATGGAGTCGTGACGCACAAGAACGACGAACAGGCCCGCGAGGTTGAAAAACTTCGCATCCAAATCCAGTCCATGGAGGAGGAGATACGGCGGCTCTACCAGTCACGCTACCAGCTCGAACAAACGACGAAGCAGAACGAGAAGCTCGTCGCGACTCTCCAAGAAGCCAAATCTCAAATCGAAACGTTGCGGGCCGAAGTCGAGAAGCTGACGGCTCCGCCCTCGACCTACGGGATTTTCTCCAGCCTCGACACCGATGGTACGGGAAATGTCTACGTATCCGGCCGTAAGATGAAGGTCAGTCTTCATCCCTCCATCAAAGCGAAATCGCTCCGCAAAGGGCAGGAGGTCATCCTCAACGAAGCCCTCAACGTCATCGAAGTGCGTGGATTCGATGTGCAGGGCGAAGTCGTTCGTTTGAAGGATGTGCTGGAGGGGAATCGGGCGCTGGTGACGCTGCACTTCGATGAAGAAAAAGTCGCGGAGCTCGGCGAGCCATTGCTCAGCGAGCGTCTCAGTGTCGGCGATCATCTGTTATACGATCCGCGGTCCGGGTGCGTCATCGAAAAGCTGCCGAAATCGGAAGCCGAGGAACTGGTGCTCGAAGAAGTCCCCGATGTGGACTACGAACATATCGGCGGACTCCAGAAAGAAATCGAGCAAGTCCGTGATGCGGTGGAGTTACCCTTTCTGTATCCGCACATTTTTGCGAACTACAAACTCAGCGCCCCGAAGGGCGTGTTGCTCTATGGCCCGCCGGGTTGCGGCAAGACGTTGATCGCCAAGGCCGTGGCCAGTTCGATCGCCAAGAAACTAGGGCATCTCAAAGACAAACAGCTGCGCAGCTACTTCCTTCATGTGAAGGGGCCTGAGCTGCTGAATAAGTATGTCGGCGAGTCTGAGCGGCAGGTGCGTGAGGTATTCAAGAAAGCCAAGGAACGCGCCGACGACGGTCATCCCGTGATTGTGTTTTTCGACGAGATGGACGCATTGTTCCGCACTCGCGGCACCGGCATCTCCTCCGACATCGAATCGACCATCGTGCCGCAGTTTCTCTCGGAGATCGACGGTGTGGAGCGTCTGACCAATGTCATCGTCATCGGCGCGAGCAACCGGCAGGACTTGATCGATCCGGCCGTGCTCCGCGCGGGTCGTCTCGATGTGAAGGTGAAGGTCGGTCGTCCGGACGCCACGGCGGCCCGGGATATTTTCTCCAAGTACGTCTCGACCGATTTGCCGTTTGCCGAGGACGATCTGAAGCGGCATGGCGGGGATGCCCGGGCACTTGTGGATTCCCTCATGAACATGACCGTCGATGCCATGTATGCGACGACGGACGAAAACAAGTTCATTGAAGTGACCTATGCGAACGGCGAGAAGGAAGTGTTGTACTTCAAGGATTTCGCCAGCGGCGCGTTGATCGAGGGCATCGTGTCGCGTGCCAAGAAATTCGCCGTGAAGCGGGCGATTGCGCAAGAAGGAGCCGGTCTGCGGGCCGAGGATCTGATCCGTGCGATCCGTGAAGAATTTAAAGAGCACGAAGACTTGCCCAACACCACGAATCCGGACGATTGGGCCAAGGTCGCCGGCAAGAAAGGCGAGAAGATTGTCCACCTCCGGACGATCAGCGGCGGGCCTGCAGAGGCGCGCCAAATCGAAACGGTCAACACCGGTCACTACCTGTAGCGCGATATTTCATGAGCGACAATCCTACGCACAATCCGTCCCGTGTCATCGGCACGGAGACCGAATTCGGCATCGCCAGTCGTGACCCGAATGCGGCCGATCCGGTGGCCAACTCCATTCACCTCATCGGCTACTACCCGAATCTTCCGGCTCCGCATGCGGTGTGGGACTACGAGAACGAAAATCCCCTGCTGGATGCGCGCGGGTTTGAGGTCGACGGTGAGCGGGAACGGCCGGGACCTGATTACAATCGGCAACTCAATAAGGTCCTGGCCAACGGTGGTCGTCTCTATGTCGATGGCGCGCATCCTGAATATTCCACGCCTGAGTGTCTCAATGCGAGGGAAGTCGTGGCGTTCGAGCGCGTCGGTGAACGCATTGTCGCGCAGGCCCTGGAAGGGATTACCAAGGCGCGCGGGCGTGACCAGTTCGTGTTGTATAAGAATAATTCAGACGGTAAGGGCAACAGCTATGGGTACCACGAGAATTATCTCGTGTCGCGGGCGGTGCCATTTGAACGCATCACCCAGGTCCTCACGCCGTTCTTTGTGACGCGGTCGATTTATGCCGGGTCCGGCAAGGTCGGCGCGGAAAACCAGACCAGCCCCGTCGATTATCAGATTTCGCAGCGGGCGGATTTTTTCGAAACGCTCGTGGATCTGAACACGATGGTTCGGCGGCCGATCATCAATACGCGCGACGAACCGCATTCTGATTCGGCGAAGTACCGGCGGCTCCATGTGATCGTCGGAGACGCCAATATGGCCGAGGTATCGACCTATCTGAAGGTCGGGACCCTCTCGATTGTGTTGGAGTTGCTCGAGGCCGGCGCCGACCTTCCTCGAATCAGCCTGGCAGATCCGGTGAATGCCATCAAGCAGGTCTCCCGGGATGTGCAGGTGAAGGAGAGTTTGAAGCTCAGTGACGGGAGCTCATCCACTGCGATCGCCGTGCAGCGAGCGTACCTCAAGGCCGCCCAGAGCTATTATGCCTGCCACGAGCTCAATCAGGTGACGAAGGACGTGCTGGTGCGGTGGGAAGATGTGCTCGATCGCCTGGAACGGGATCCTCGGTCATTAGTGCGTGAGTTGGATTGGGTCGCCAAGCGGTACCTGATCGAGTCCTATATGGAACGCAAATCCTGTGGTTGGGACGATCCGCGCGTTCGTCTGATGGATTTCCAATACCATGATGTCCGTCCGGACAAGGGACTGTATTACACCCTGGAACGGAATCATCGAATTGAGCGGGTGGTGTTGGATCATGAGATTGCGAGGGCGGAATTCAATCCGCCGGTTGGGACCAGGGCTTACTTTAGGGGCCAGTGCGTCAAGAAGTACCCGAATGTCGTCTACGGGGCGAGTTGGACGTCCGTGCTGTTCGATACCGGACAGAACAAGATCAAGAGAATCCCCTTGATGGATCCCCTGCGGGGAACCGAAGCGCTCACGGGGGAGTTGCTGGCGCAAGCAGAAACGGCGTCTGCCCTACTCGCTAAACTTTCGACCTGACTGCGACCATTGAATGAAACATTCTGCCTTCCTTCCATATCACGAGGGGTCCAGCTTCTTCGACTTCCTCACTCAGCATCATCCTGAATTAAGACCCGGTTTGAGTGAGATCGCCCTGCAGCGCGCCGCGCCTCCCGTGGATTTCGGCCGACCAGGAACGATCCCGGTGCCGCATGGGACGACGGTCCTGGCGTTGAAATATCGGGATGGGGCCATTATTGCCGGTGATCGACGCGCGACCGAGGGATTTCAGATCGCCGACCGGCGGATTGAAAAGGTCTTCCGCATCGACGACTATTCCGCGATGGCGATCGCGGGGGCGGCGGGGCCGTGTATCGAGATGGCCAAATTGTTTCAGACGGAGCTTGAGCATTACGAGAAGCTCGAAGGCGTGCAGTTGTCCTGTGAGGGGAAGGCCAACAAGCTGGGGCAGATGGTGAAGGCCAACCTTCCGATGGTATTTCAGGGACTGGTCGTCATGCCGCTTTACGTTGGATACGATCTCAAGCGGAACGAAGGCCGCATTTTTAAGTACGACATTACTGGGGGGCGCTACGAAGAGTCCGACCACCATTCCATCGGCTCCGGCGGCAAGGACGCCCGCAACACGATGCGTGAGCATTATCGATCCGGTCTCCAGGAAGAAGAGGCGCTGCGGGTCGGGCTGTTGGCCCTCTACAATGCGGCGGATGAGGATGTGGGGACCGGCGGGCCTGATTTAGTCCGCGGTATTTATCCGACAGCGAAGATCGTCAGTAGCGCCGGTATCATTGATGTGCCTGAAGATCGGGTGCGTGCCTTGTTCGAAACCATGATCGCAGAGCGAAGGAGAGCCTAGCCGATGCCGTTGCCCTACTACGTCTCGCCTGAACAAATGATGCAGGACAAGGCGGAGTACGCCAAAAAAGGCATCGCCAAAGGACGCTCCATCATTGCCCTGGAGTATGTCGACGGAATTTTGCTGGCGGCGGACAATCCCAGTTCCTCCTTGCATAAAGTGTCGGAGGTCTATGACCGGATCGCGTTTGCCGGAGCCGGCAAATATAGCGAATTCGAGCATCTCCGGAAGGCCGGCATTCGCCATGCCGATCTGACGGGGTACATGTACAGCCGGGAAGACGTGAGCGCGCGGACCTTGTCCAATGCCTACTCGCAGAGTCTGGGGACGGCCTTCAGTACGGACGTCAAGCCGCTGGAAGTCGAAATTCTTGTCGTGCAGGTCGGTGTGAACGGTCAGGCGAATGAGATCTTCCGCATTTCATTCGACGGCAGCATCGTGGATGAAAAGAATCTCGCGGTGATCGGGGGACGATCGGAAGCCGTTCAGCAATATCTGCGGGAACATGCGACACCGCAGCCACCCACGCTGAAGGATGGGCTCCGGCGTTGCCTGGCCGCATTGGAGCAGATCGCCACTCAAAAGATCCCTTCAGAAAATCTCGAAGTCGCCGTGCTGGACCGGAACCGCCTTGGGCGGAAGTTCAAACGGTTGAGCAGTGCCGATATCTCCCAGCTCTTCGCCTGACACGCCCTCCCACGCAACTGCGCCCTTATCCGCTTCCGGTCGGGGATGCACGGTTCATTGCCGGGCATCTGTTGAAGCCTCACCCGCCGCGGTGTATCCTGAGAGAAGCGGATTCGAGGAAACGTCTCTCCATGCAGCAACGTATCTTCGGTTTAGAAAACGAGTACGGCCTGATTTTTTCTCCGAACGGGAAGATTTATCTCCCGATGGAGAAAGTGTTGGGCTATATCTTCGAAGGCCTCATTCCGAACAGCTGGCCGTCGAATGCCTTTCTGGTCAACGGCGCGCGCTTTTATCAGGATACCGGCTGCCATCCCGAGTACTCCACGCCGGAGTGCGACAACATCCTCGATCTCGTCATCCACGATAAGGCGGGCGAGCGCTTGCTGGAAGCCTGTTTGCCGGCGGCGGAAGAGCGCCTTCGGGAAGAGGGCCTCTCCGGCGAAATCTATATTTTCAAGAACAACACCGATTCACTCGGGAATACCTACGGGTGCCATGAAAATTATCTCATGCGCCGGGACGTGGATTTCTGGAAAGTCACCGAGCAGCTCATTCCGTTTTTTGTGACCCGGCAGATCTATTCCGGCGCCGGCAAGGTCCTGAAAGTCTCCGGCAAGCCGCAGTATTTCATCTCCCAACGTGCCCAGCATATTCATGAAAAGACTTCCTCCTCGACGACCTCGTCACGGAGTATCATCAACACCCGCGACGAGCCCCACGCCGATGCGGAGAAATATCGGCGGCTCCACATCATTGTGGGCGACTCCAATATGTCGGAGTATGCGACGTATTTGAAAGTCGGCACGGCCACGTTGGTGCTCTCGATGATCGAAGCCGGGTATTCGGTCAGCGGGATGGAACTCGAAGATCCTGTCAAAGCCATCCGCGAAATTTCCCGCGACCCGACCCTTAACAAGAAGGTCAAGCTGGACGACGGCCGGCAGATGACGGCCATCGAGATCCAGCGGGTCTACGTCAAGCGCGCCAAAGAGTTTCTGGCAGAGCAGGAGCACGATCCGGTGTTGGACGACGTGTGGGAGAAGTGGGTGTCGGTGTTGGATCGTCTGGAAGAAGATCCGATGCAACTCGTGCACGAGGTCGATTGGGTGATGAAAAAGCATCTGATTCAGTCGTACACCGACAAGAAGGATTGCGGCTGGGATGACCCCCGGGTGTTTCTGCTGGATTTGCAATTTCATGACGTGAAACGAACCCGCGGACTGTATTATTTGATGGAGAATCGGGGAATGGCCTCGCGGGTGGTGGAGGAGGAAGCGGTGCAACGGGCGATGTCCGTGCCGCCTCAGACCACGCGCGCAAAAGTTCGCGGCGATTTTATTCGCTTCGCGCGGGCCAAGAACCGATCGTACACGGTCGACTGGACGTATTTGAAGTTGAACGGGTACTGGGAAGAGACCATTCTCTGTATGGATCCGTTTAGCGCGGTGAACCGACGAGTCGAAGAATTGTTGTCACAAGTGTCCGGCGCGCGATTGTATCGATGACAGAGGGGCAGAGACGAGACAAGACCATGTCGTTCATGGATCGCTTTCTCATCATTTCGGTCGTGCTGCTGACGAGTGTGTTTCCCGTCGAGCTCTTTCCGAACACGGGGCCGGTTCCTCGTGGCGGCGACGGGCAATTCAGCGGCAAGCAGGGCCAGGTGGTCCTCATCCACGTGCCGGATATCAAGGATGCGGCCAGCGTCAAAGGCCAGTTCCTTGGGCGCAAGGTGACGCTCTTTCCGGACCCTTCTTCCGGCGGCGGTGTCGGGTACATCGGTTTACTGGGTATCGATTTGCAGGATGAGCCCGGTGCGCATGAGCTCACGATCGATGCCCAATTGGGTGAGCAAACGCGCCATTTTTCCTATCAGGTGTTGGTGCTGAAGGAGAAGTTCTCCGTCGAACATCTGAAGTTGCCGAAAGACAAAGTCGATCTCGACGAGACAGCAGCTGCGCGCTGGAAGGCCGAACAGGAGCAGGTTCGCAAGGCGTTGGCTGAGGAGTCTGCCATGCGGCTCTGGCAGGCCGGGTTCATCGAACCGGTCCATGGTAAGCGGACAGGAATTTTCGGCAGTGTTCGTATCATGAACGGTCAAGCCAGAAACCCGCACAACGGAGAAGATATCGGCGCGCCGATGGGCACCGACGTGATGGCCAGCAATGACGGTGTCGTCCGGCTGATTGTGGACCATATCTTTTCAGGCCGCGGCATCTTTGTGGACCACGGTCTGGGCCTGTACTCGATGTACTTTCACCTCTCCGACGTGCTGGTGAAGGAAGGTGACTTAGTCAAGGCCGGGCAGATCATCGGCAAAGTCGGCGCCACCGGTCGCGCTACCGGTCCGCATCTTCATTGGGGCATGAAGGTCAATGGCGCCCGCGTGAACCCCTACGCGCTGCTCGAATTACCCTTTCCCCAGAACCCTGCCGTTGCACGACCTGTGTTGGCCGCCCCGACGCATCCCGCACAGGTCGAATCAAGCGCCCCCGCAGTCGGCGGAGATACGCGATAACGCGACCCGCTGCCGACGTGCCGTCCCATCTGGTGGCGGAGCGATTCTCAGGATCCGTGAGCCGTTTCTACTCAGGTCTGTTTGGACAACGTTGGATCAAGCGCGGCGCTCACTGCCTTTATGAGCGAGTCGGGGGTATAGGGCTTGGGCAGAAATGTGGTCCGTGCATCAAGCTGTTCCAGCCTCGATCCCTCGCGATCTGAATAGCCTGAGGTGAGGATGATGTTGATCTCCGGTTGCAGCGTCCGGAGTTCGGCGGCGAGTTGTATCCCACCCATGCCGGGCATCACCATATCGCTAACCAAGAGTGAGATTTTTCCTCCCCGTTGGCGAACCAGCTGGAGCGCTTCCTCGCCGGTTCGTGCGGCCACTACCGTATGATGTTGTCCGGCCAGCACCGTCTGTGCCAGGCCTCGCACCATGTCGTTGTCCTCGACCAGGAGAATAGTTTCCGACTGTTCAATGATGTTCCTGGGTTGAGCGGCGGGGCGGGGCGACTCGGAATCCTCCTCAATACACGGCAGATAGATCGTAAATGTGGTGCCGTGCCCAGGCTCGCTCTCAATTCCAACGGTCCCTCCGCTCTGCCGGACGATTCCGTAGACCGTGGACAATCCGAGGCCGGTGCCTTTGCCCAGCTCCTTCGTGGTGAAAAACGGCTCAAACACGTGAGCGACCGTGTCGGCATCCATCCCGCATCCTGTGTCCCGGACGGCCAGCGTGACGTACGGGCCAGGGGGGAGCGGATCGGGCCAGAGCGGGTCGGAGTGCGCAATTGACACCGATTTTGTCTCCACGTCCAGGCGGCCTCCCTGCGGCATCGCATCACGAGCGTTGACCACCAAATTCATCACGACCTGTTCGATTTGACCCGGATCCGCCTTGACTCGTCCAAGCGCAGGATCCAAGGTGAGGGCGAGTTGAATGTCTTCGCCGATGACACGTTTCATGAGCTCGACGATGTCGGTTACCCGGTCGTTCAGGTTGAGCGGTTGGCGTTCCACAATCTGGTGACGCGTGAAGGCCAACAATTGCCGGGTAAGAACAGTGGCTTTATTGCCGGCCTCCCTGATTTGTGCCATGCCGCGCTGCGTCCGGGTGGTTTGTCCCGGTTCATCCGTCAAGAGCTCAGCCCAGCTATTGATAATCGTCAGAAGATTGTTGAAGTCGTGTGCAATTCCGCCGGCCATGCGTCCCAGGGCTTCCATTTTCTGCGCCTGGCGAAGCTGGCGTTCGAGATCCTTTCGGTGCAGGAATTGAGAGATCATGGCTCCCAACTCGGAAGCGCGTTCCAATCGAGGCGAGCTGGGCCGCAGCCGTTCGCAGGTGAGAAATTCCATGATCCCCAGGATCTCTTTCCCTGTGTGAATGGGGAACGCGATTCCTCCGTGGAGGTGGGCTTCTTGCGCCGCCTGAAGGATCGGACCGTCGGCCTCGTTGAGAATATCCGGGCAGAGAGTGGCAGCCCCTGTCTTCCAGACCCGGCCAGCCAAACCGGCTCCCTGTCGCAGGTTAAGTCCCCGATAGATTCGGGCGAAGTTCTCGGCAGGGAGGCCCGGTTGATGCCACAGGGCATTGCAGTGCAAGGTCTTGTCTTGTGAATGCACCAGCCACAATGCGCCCAGTGTCCAGCTTTGGAGCTCGCACATGGTGCGAAGAATTGTAGGGATCGCTTCACCGAGAGAGGCGGATTCCTCAAGGGCGAGGCCGACCGCGAGTTGAACGGCATGCATCGTTTCGGCTTGCCGTCGTTCGGTGATATCGGCCTTGGCGC
This is a stretch of genomic DNA from Nitrospira sp.. It encodes these proteins:
- the prcA gene encoding proteasome subunit alpha, which produces MPLPYYVSPEQMMQDKAEYAKKGIAKGRSIIALEYVDGILLAADNPSSSLHKVSEVYDRIAFAGAGKYSEFEHLRKAGIRHADLTGYMYSREDVSARTLSNAYSQSLGTAFSTDVKPLEVEILVVQVGVNGQANEIFRISFDGSIVDEKNLAVIGGRSEAVQQYLREHATPQPPTLKDGLRRCLAALEQIATQKIPSENLEVAVLDRNRLGRKFKRLSSADISQLFA
- a CDS encoding M23 family metallopeptidase, translated to MSFMDRFLIISVVLLTSVFPVELFPNTGPVPRGGDGQFSGKQGQVVLIHVPDIKDAASVKGQFLGRKVTLFPDPSSGGGVGYIGLLGIDLQDEPGAHELTIDAQLGEQTRHFSYQVLVLKEKFSVEHLKLPKDKVDLDETAAARWKAEQEQVRKALAEESAMRLWQAGFIEPVHGKRTGIFGSVRIMNGQARNPHNGEDIGAPMGTDVMASNDGVVRLIVDHIFSGRGIFVDHGLGLYSMYFHLSDVLVKEGDLVKAGQIIGKVGATGRATGPHLHWGMKVNGARVNPYALLELPFPQNPAVARPVLAAPTHPAQVESSAPAVGGDTR
- a CDS encoding response regulator; translated protein: MHVLLIEDNEDDAELIQQALCERSTDAVTLNWADRLQTGIKKLAECPVDAVLVDLSLPDSQGLETLDRVRAQAHDAPVIVLTGLDNDVVAEKSLLHGAQDYLVKGRLTGDALRRAIRYAMGRHRVEQALRKSEERFHLTCLATRDGIWDWEITSGVTWFNEAHLSVYGPAPANLRRGHIPWAEQIHPEDQAAVLANLAQVLQSDQNLWTAEYRFRRADGTFAYVIDHGYVLRDHEGRPYRMIGAKADITERRQAETMHAVQLAVGLALEESASLGEAIPTILRTMCELQSWTLGALWLVHSQDKTLHCNALWHQPGLPAENFARIYRGLNLRQGAGLAGRVWKTGAATLCPDILNEADGPILQAAQEAHLHGGIAFPIHTGKEILGIMEFLTCERLRPSSPRLERASELGAMISQFLHRKDLERQLRQAQKMEALGRMAGGIAHDFNNLLTIINSWAELLTDEPGQTTRTQRGMAQIREAGNKATVLTRQLLAFTRHQIVERQPLNLNDRVTDIVELMKRVIGEDIQLALTLDPALGRVKADPGQIEQVVMNLVVNARDAMPQGGRLDVETKSVSIAHSDPLWPDPLPPGPYVTLAVRDTGCGMDADTVAHVFEPFFTTKELGKGTGLGLSTVYGIVRQSGGTVGIESEPGHGTTFTIYLPCIEEDSESPRPAAQPRNIIEQSETILLVEDNDMVRGLAQTVLAGQHHTVVAARTGEEALQLVRQRGGKISLLVSDMVMPGMGGIQLAAELRTLQPEINIILTSGYSDREGSRLEQLDARTTFLPKPYTPDSLIKAVSAALDPTLSKQT
- the thiE gene encoding thiamine phosphate synthase translates to MLSVDFRLYLVTDRQQTAGRSLVSVVGRAVSAGVRAVQLRERDLPIRELLSLSLDLQRELSDIQLFINDRVDLAVALGCRGVHLRESSLPAPVVRTLVRPSQLLGLSVHSIQGAVAAERDGADFVVLGPIYDTPSKREYGAPLGLRVLEQAARAVTIPIFAIGGMTDSRTREVLQAGAFGVAVLSSILNASNVEAATEKFLAAIECES
- the arc gene encoding proteasome ATPase, producing the protein MTHKNDEQAREVEKLRIQIQSMEEEIRRLYQSRYQLEQTTKQNEKLVATLQEAKSQIETLRAEVEKLTAPPSTYGIFSSLDTDGTGNVYVSGRKMKVSLHPSIKAKSLRKGQEVILNEALNVIEVRGFDVQGEVVRLKDVLEGNRALVTLHFDEEKVAELGEPLLSERLSVGDHLLYDPRSGCVIEKLPKSEAEELVLEEVPDVDYEHIGGLQKEIEQVRDAVELPFLYPHIFANYKLSAPKGVLLYGPPGCGKTLIAKAVASSIAKKLGHLKDKQLRSYFLHVKGPELLNKYVGESERQVREVFKKAKERADDGHPVIVFFDEMDALFRTRGTGISSDIESTIVPQFLSEIDGVERLTNVIVIGASNRQDLIDPAVLRAGRLDVKVKVGRPDATAARDIFSKYVSTDLPFAEDDLKRHGGDARALVDSLMNMTVDAMYATTDENKFIEVTYANGEKEVLYFKDFASGALIEGIVSRAKKFAVKRAIAQEGAGLRAEDLIRAIREEFKEHEDLPNTTNPDDWAKVAGKKGEKIVHLRTISGGPAEARQIETVNTGHYL
- the prcB gene encoding proteasome subunit beta translates to MKHSAFLPYHEGSSFFDFLTQHHPELRPGLSEIALQRAAPPVDFGRPGTIPVPHGTTVLALKYRDGAIIAGDRRATEGFQIADRRIEKVFRIDDYSAMAIAGAAGPCIEMAKLFQTELEHYEKLEGVQLSCEGKANKLGQMVKANLPMVFQGLVVMPLYVGYDLKRNEGRIFKYDITGGRYEESDHHSIGSGGKDARNTMREHYRSGLQEEEALRVGLLALYNAADEDVGTGGPDLVRGIYPTAKIVSSAGIIDVPEDRVRALFETMIAERRRA
- the pafA gene encoding Pup--protein ligase — encoded protein: MQQRIFGLENEYGLIFSPNGKIYLPMEKVLGYIFEGLIPNSWPSNAFLVNGARFYQDTGCHPEYSTPECDNILDLVIHDKAGERLLEACLPAAEERLREEGLSGEIYIFKNNTDSLGNTYGCHENYLMRRDVDFWKVTEQLIPFFVTRQIYSGAGKVLKVSGKPQYFISQRAQHIHEKTSSSTTSSRSIINTRDEPHADAEKYRRLHIIVGDSNMSEYATYLKVGTATLVLSMIEAGYSVSGMELEDPVKAIREISRDPTLNKKVKLDDGRQMTAIEIQRVYVKRAKEFLAEQEHDPVLDDVWEKWVSVLDRLEEDPMQLVHEVDWVMKKHLIQSYTDKKDCGWDDPRVFLLDLQFHDVKRTRGLYYLMENRGMASRVVEEEAVQRAMSVPPQTTRAKVRGDFIRFARAKNRSYTVDWTYLKLNGYWEETILCMDPFSAVNRRVEELLSQVSGARLYR
- a CDS encoding proteasome accessory factor PafA2 is translated as MSDNPTHNPSRVIGTETEFGIASRDPNAADPVANSIHLIGYYPNLPAPHAVWDYENENPLLDARGFEVDGERERPGPDYNRQLNKVLANGGRLYVDGAHPEYSTPECLNAREVVAFERVGERIVAQALEGITKARGRDQFVLYKNNSDGKGNSYGYHENYLVSRAVPFERITQVLTPFFVTRSIYAGSGKVGAENQTSPVDYQISQRADFFETLVDLNTMVRRPIINTRDEPHSDSAKYRRLHVIVGDANMAEVSTYLKVGTLSIVLELLEAGADLPRISLADPVNAIKQVSRDVQVKESLKLSDGSSSTAIAVQRAYLKAAQSYYACHELNQVTKDVLVRWEDVLDRLERDPRSLVRELDWVAKRYLIESYMERKSCGWDDPRVRLMDFQYHDVRPDKGLYYTLERNHRIERVVLDHEIARAEFNPPVGTRAYFRGQCVKKYPNVVYGASWTSVLFDTGQNKIKRIPLMDPLRGTEALTGELLAQAETASALLAKLST